The Candidatus Fukatsuia endosymbiont of Tuberolachnus salignus nucleotide sequence ATCTTCTTTATACCTTAATCTATTCACTATCTCTTCACTAAAATTTTTCCCTTCTTTAGTGTCCAAATTTATTAGGCCAGAATAAACGCGCTCAACGTATGGGGGTCAGTGCTCGAGGGATATGCGATGCGTTAAAACGGGCTGGGTTTAGCTATAAAAAAAACATTTTATCATCCCAAAATCGACGTCCAAGCGTGAAAAGATTTTCAGACTAAGATACAGGCTTATGAAGCCTGTGGTACCCCGATAATTTACGTGGATGAAAGCGGTTTTGCCCATGATATGCCGTGTCTTTATGGTTATTGAGTGAAAGGTAAGCGCTGTTACGGCCAACACGATTGGCATGCCAAAGCGCGTACTAACGTCATTGGCGCCCAGCTTAACGGAAAATTAACCACGGTTTGTACCTTCGACTGCCATATCAACAGCGATATTTTTTATGCCTGGGTCACCCAAGATTTACTGCCAAAATCCCCTCCAGGCGCGGTCCTTGTGATGGATAATGTGAGTTTCCATAAACGCCAAGACATCCAGTCTGCTAGACAGAAAGCCGGCTTTATTCTGGAATATTTTCCCACTTATTCTCCTGATATGAACCCCCCCCATTGAGCACAAATGAGCTCAATCTAAAACCCTTCGCAGAAAGCGACAATGTGATATCGATACCTTGTTTTCTGACCCTTTATTTTAAATCAATTTATACCACCTATGCCATATCTGCCCCTGTTAATGGTAAAAGATCATGATGGACCAGCCTTGCTGGGAGAGCGAGATGCTGAGGAAGCAGGTTGTAGAGGAACACGGTGAGGAGTGCGCCTGTGCAATCAACGATTTTTTTAAAAGGATAGGTTACGAATTGCGCAACCTCGGCACCAACCCGACAGAGTGCGCAATGAACTTCATGGCTACCCAGGTTATCCATAAATTCAATATTTTTTTCCAGTGTGATGAGTAAAGGTCTATATAGTGTCGTCATAAAATTTTGAGCCATAGAGCAAGGCATCGTATTTGTACAGCAGCGAGAAAAGAAGCGGTATTTTTTGCATAACGTGTAGCAATCCCCCGCCAGCGCTTGAGATGCAGAAAAGCATTTTCCACAAGATGTCGATGTTTATAGAGGGTTTTATCATATTCAAGTTGAATTTTACGATTCTTTTTAGGTGGGATCACCACCTGCATATTCGCTTCTTCAGCTTGTCTGACAATCTCATCACTGTCATAGCCCTTGTCGGCCAGCAGATTTTCTGCTGTTATTCCCTCCATCAAGCGCTTATCTTCTGTACAATCCGCTGTGGTACCTGATGTAATAATCGCTCTGACCGGCATACCATGCGCATCCATGGCCAAGTGTATCTTGCTGTTGTGCGACCCATACCTTGATTGCTTCCTTTTGCGCCCGCCGCGTGAGGGTGAACTTTACTATGAGTGGCATCAATCATCAGCCATTCAAAATCTGGCTCCACAATCAGCTCTTCGAGGAGAGACTCCCACAGCCCTTTGTCACGCCAGCGACAAAACCGGCGATGAGTATTTTTCCAACCTCCATAATCAGGAGGTAAATCACGCCAGGGGGCGCCGGTTCTCAATATCCAGAACACCGCATTAATAAATTGCCGGTTATCCCGAGCTATACCACCCCAGGTGCCTTTTCTTCCAGCTAGATGAGGTTCCAGCCGGCTCCAAACAGGATCGGATATATCGTGATGGCGAGGGGCTAAACTCATTTTTAAATCATCTCAACAGTTATCGCTATTTGTTACATGATAATCTATTTTTTATTACGTGACGACACTATTTATAAGGTATCACTAAATTTTTTCGTGTTTTTTCTGACAGTGCTAGCTTGTCCAAGTCATCAGCCAGTCTATCACTGAAAATAAGTTTTATTGGCTTTTTGCTTTTCGCCATTTCGTCTATACCCAAGTGAAATCAAGATGCAGGATTTAGCGCCTGGAAATTATCGTTTAAGCGAGATACCAGAGAACTTGCCATTTGTGGTAGCTTCACTTCAAAGAAGTTTAAGATATCGTTCTTAAAACTCTGTTTAGATGGGTAATATCTATTGTTTCGTGTTTGCTCATTCATCACCTTCCACAATCGCTCTATCGGGTTTAGATTCGGGCTATACGGCGGAAGGTAATGAAGCTGGATATTCAACGTAAGCGCGGCGTCTTGCACAAGCTGTGAACGGTGATAGCCTGCACCCTCGAGGATCACATGTGCCGTTGTCGTGATGGGATAATGCGCGCGAATGGCAGACAGGAAGTGAACCACATTTTCGCTGTTAATCGTCTCATCATCACGGATTATGGGTTAGCCACATTCTGGATGTTCAAGGCTCCCATGATATTCAACCGCGTTCTGCTCCCGGTGGTCTCTATCGTTTTATCCTGGCCTTTTCGTATCCAGCCGTAGCTTATTTTGGTGGCTTGTGTCGGATGAACGGCATCAATAAACAGTATGGGGTCATTACCCGCGGCGTCTTTCAATTCGCTGTAGGTCTTTATAAATTGCTGCTGTTTCTCAACGGCAAATTTATGCGGAACACCTTTCGGCTTTTTATAGCTAAAGCCATGCTGCTTCAACCCTTTATACAGACCTGATACGGTAAAGGTGATGTTCCAGCGTCCAGCGATATACGCCACAATTTGGTGATTGTGGTGGTAGAGCGGCTGGGTGAGATGTTCAACCAGCGACGTGGTCTGTTCCGCATTGAGATAGCCATCGGAGCCGCCATTTTCAGGCTTGAGCTTGTTGAGTTTATGATAGTCTGTAAGGTGGCGCCGCACCGTGGTTTCATTAATGAGCTGTGAGTGAGCAATCATAGGGGGAGTCCAGCCGTCTGCGGACAACAAAACACACCGGATCCTGTCACAGACACGGCGGTCATGGCTTTGACGATGTTGGGCTTCGAGGGTAATTTTCTGGTCAGCAGTCAGCTCTAGTTTCATGGCTATGAGCAGATCCTTATCGACTTCAAAATCAAGCATCTTCATTGATCACGGGTATAAAAGTTTCGATCAATTTGCCTGGTTGGGCTGTGACTGGAAGCCACTCAGATCCAGCTCCTCAAGCTCAGGCATCACATTGAGCAAAGACCGTACTTCATCTATTTCGTTAAGATCTAGTTGGTTGTTTTTAAAATTAAGAATCCGTAAATTAAGATTTTAAAGTACAGAATCATGTACGTATTTCCAATTACTTATATTTTGATTACTTAAGTCCGTAGTTGTTGGCTTTTTTGCTGTCGTGGTCCCATTATTGTAAGATCCACTGTTCCGATAAATAGGAGAAAAAAACAATCTGGCACTAGGAAAAAACCTGTTATAGCAGGTGCCGTATCAGTTGATTATGAAAGTTAACAATAATATATTGATTTTAATGAATATTTGTTAACAAAATCGCTCAAGTTACATGGCGCCTGCTATAAATAGCAGGCTAGCTTAAAATGAAAGCCTATTCAAAATTTAACATCAACCACACTGAGTAGTTAAAAAGAGAGATGGAGCATAAACGGGAGAAAAGATTATCGCAAACTTACTCACTATCAAATTTTTCTTACGATAATCTGCTTACTCTCTTCGTGGTAACAGATAGTGTAGTATGTATATGTCATATAGTGTCACTGTTTGCCTCCATCTGATTGGTGAATACAGAACAAGCCAATATTTAAAATGAGTTAAAGATTGGTGACACGAAGTCAAAGAAAAAGATAACATGACCGATGTCGACGAAACACATTTCAAACAAGGCTATCTTGGACGTTGGGAGAGTGGATAACTTTATGATAGATCAAAAAAGGAACCTTCGTTCAGTGCAAAATAATAGGTCGAAATAAATAAGCAACGTATTGATAAATAATGACTGAAAAGTTGTGTTTTGTCGTAATTTGTTACCTATTATATAAGCAAAAATATTTTATCTATTTGTTTTTAATGAGTTATTTTATGGCTAGTATTACGTCAATAGGGGAGGTTGGATGAATAATTTTCTCACATCGGGTACCAACTATTCCTTCTCGAACAACAGCATGTTACTTGAAGCTAAACATCTGCATTACAACATCGGTGATCGTAATCTGATTAACAATATCTCCTTGCACCTTAATAGTGGAGAGATCGTCGCTATTATCGGAACAAATGGCGCGGGGAAATCCACTTTAATGCGGCTGTTAAGCGGTTATTTAGTAAGCAATGGCGGCAGCTGCCGTTTGTTGGATAAACCTTTACATGAATGGCATCCTCAACAACTGGCCAAGATTCGTGCGGTAATGAGGCAGTCTAGTTCGTTAGAATTTCCGTTTACTGTTGAGGAAGTGGTAGCAATGGGGCGCATCCCACACGGCAATCAGCAAATCAAACCATGGATTACGCAACAAATGATTGTGCAACAAGTGATGGAACAAACCGGTTGTAGCGCGTTGACACAACGTGATTACCGGCAATTATCGGGGGGCGAGCAGCAACGGGTACAACTGGCCCGAGCACTAGCCCAACTTTGGTACCCACAGCCCATCCCCTGCTGTTTATTTCTCGACGAACCTACCTCTGCTTTGGATTTGTATCACCAGCAACATACCTTGCGTCTGCTACGACAGCTAACTCGGCAGCAACCTTTTGCTGTTTGCTGTATCTTACATGACCTCAATCTGGCGGCGCTCTATGCCGATCGGATCCTATTACTGCATCAAGGGAAATTAGTTGCATCAGGCACACCGCATAAAGTACTGCGTAGTGACATTCTAACCCGTTGGTATCAAGCTGATTTGGCTGTTTGTCATCATCCAGATAGCCAGCTACCCCAGGTATTTTTACGTCAATAAACTTAACCTAAAGGTATCTTTATCTTAACAAAATTATTCTGCAGCACGATGCTGCAGGTTGCTTGCCATATGCTGTAAATCTTTATCAACCAAAAACAACGAGCTACCACTGTCACCAACTAATGTAAATTTATCTACCACAGATTTAAACAGTTTTTCTTCTTCATGTTGCTCAGCAACATACCATTGTAAAAAATTAAAAGCAGGAAAATCCTTTGTCTTCAACGCGATATTGGCGAGATTGTTAATTTTTTCGGTGATCTCTTGTTCGTGCGCATAGGTCTGTTTAAAAACATCTTCCAATGAATCAAATTCAACCGGTGGTTCCTTTATTGGTCCTATTAAGGCCAGTGCCCCAGTGTCACTTAAGTAGTCAAACAAACGTTGCATATGCTTCATCTCTTCTTGAGAATGCGTTTTTAAAAAGGCAGCAGCACCATCAAAACCTTTATAACGACACCAAGCACTCATTTGCAAATAAAGATTGGCTGAGTAAAATTCTAAATTTAATTGTTCATTAAGACGTTCTACCATCGCTTTGGCTAGCATGATGATTACCCTTATTTATCGACAGTGTAAAAATTAATGAATACCATTATGCCAAAATAAAATAAAAATAAAAACATCTGATTTTCATTAATAAAAAAATACTGCTAACAATTTGTATTTTGAGATTAAAATATAAAAAAATTATTAAATAAAATTTTAAATCACAATCATAATTATTATCATTATGATATTTAATACAAATAAAAGATGAATTTTTCCCCCGTTGGCAACCCTGTTAACGTTTGCATCGCCACATTATTAGCCACAGCATATTCATGTATGCTGTAGCGGGCAATTTTTTTGCCCATAGGAATAATGGTCATCCCTTTTTCACTGGCGGCGCTAAAAAGCGTTTCAGTGCCATTATTACGCAGTATCTTACGCAATATCGGCGACATCCTCTTGGTGCGTTGGTAATCATCAATCAGCGATAAAACGAGTTTGGTATTAGGCAGATCCAGAAACAGTGTCGATACCCCCTGCTGTTTCAATGTATCTAGGTGGTGAATAATAAACTCAGGGATGCCACTATTTCTTCTCCAATCATCCGCGCGACCCAGCAGTAATCCCTGCCGTTGATCAAGCAGAAGTCTCAGTTGCCCGTTAATATCCGCTTGTTGAGCCAGTTGCTGATTAAGCTGGAGACGCCCTTGCCCTGTGTAATGGCTATCCCAGGTGTTCAAGTCAGCACTGTAAAGACTGTCATAGCTTTCTTTGATCTGTGTTAACTGTTCTCGCTGTCGCTGGTGTATATAAGTTGGATTACCATGATCCTGTAGATATTTATAATCAGCATCGCTATCAACACCAGAATAAGAATCATAATAGGAGAACCACTTCCTTTTTATAGAACGGATGATCTCATATTTTTCTGCTAGAAAAACTAATTCGTCATAACTGTAGCCGATGTGCAGCTGTTTCTTGCTACGATCAACCTTGATTTTTTGCAACTCGCCACTTTGCTGATCTTGTCGCAACTGAGAGATAAAATGATCCAACTCTTCTGAATTCATGTTTTCCAAAGAGCTATGGAAGGTGGCATTAAACCCTAATTGTTGGTTGGACGGTACCGGCTCAGGAAAACCCCCTAGATTGAGGTAGTGTTCATGTTTTATTGCCGCAATGAAAAAAGCCATTAAGGTTGCACGGGAAGAAGAGGGTTCATTATGTACAGATTGATAGATATAGGCTAACCATGCCGGGTCTTTTGATAGTATGTGGTGCATCTCTGTTTCGAAAGGTGACATTTCTCCAGTAAAGAGAACACGATTGAGTTGGCTATCCAACGTTAATAAGGTGCTATGGCGTAGAGGATCGCGCTGTTGGCTGAGATAAGCGTGAATTTGCTGTTTCAGTCTAAATGCAATTTCTAACTGGGGGGTGCCCGATGTCTGATGTAATCGATCCAAGTTATCTTGTATGGATAGTTCAATAAATTGTTTTTTACGTGCCCTTTCGCCTTGTATTGACTCAAGGGAGGTCACCACATGCTGAAACAGATCCGGCGGCTCCACAGAGTGCGAATGAGATAATTGTTGGGTGTGTTGCTCAAGGACGGCAATGATGGCGGCTGACGTGGCGGGATCTGCCAAGATTCTGGCGGCAGCTAGTGCTTCATCATAAAGCGAGCTGGGAGGATTCGGCCGGGTTATGGTCGATAATGCCTGTACCATCTCACTATTTCCCTGCCGTATGGCGAGCAGCAAAGCATTACCTGCCTCATCTTTTGCCTGGTGCTGTAAAAGTACCCTTACCAAACGTGGATCCCCGGATAACACCGCTTCTTCAATTCGTGGACGCTGAGTCAGTGCATCTTTCTCGTTTGCATCAGCACCCGCAAGCAACAACGCCTCGAGGATCTCCACATTTTTGAATTGTATCGGGTAGGAAAGGACGTGATATCGTCCATGATCTTGATAATCCTTGAGTGGATGCAGCAATAACAATTCGGTGACTAACCAGGTACGATTCTTTTCCAAGGCTAAAAATAAAGGATTTTTATGATGACCATAATATTTTTGTTCTAGCCCTAATCTTTCTTTTATATTTTCATCATCCGTTTCCGTTTCCGTTGTTCTTAGTAAGAGTGAACGGGTAGTAGCCTCATCGTCAAATTCAATCGCCGCGATCAATAATTGCTTAAGAGGAGAGTAAAAAGAATCCGCTTCAAACATAGTCGCTTGTTTTTTTATTATCACTATGTTTAACAGGAATTCTCTAAAGGGATGATTTCCTTGTCCCCACGCGTTTATTTGCACATGATCGCCACCCCCCTGCTGATTTTGGAACGGATCAAGGTAGCGCTTGATATAATCCGCTGACAAAGAAGTCGGTTGACGATGCTGGAAAAATTCGCTGATGGCTTCAGCGGTCATCGGATAAAACACCTCTGGCGGGATTTTTATTAACTCGTTATCAGACAGATCCGCAAGAACCGGCAGCAGCGGGTTAATAGGCAATGTCTCAAACCACGCTGGATGACGTTTTGCATACTCAATGCCCAAAGCGGGCCCCAATTTAACAAATAACTGGTTGAGTTCTGTTTCTGTAATCTGTTTCAGATTGCCAGGAATAACAGTCTGTAACAGTTCTTCACCGTTGAGGGTTAACAGCGTCGGGATTACCGGGTTCAGCCTCAAGGGGTTAAGA carries:
- a CDS encoding transposase, coding for MKGKRCYGQHDWHAKARTNVIGAQLNGKLTTVCTFDCHINSDIFYAWVTQDLLPKSPPGAVLVMDNVSFHKRQDIQSARQKAGFILEYFPTYSPDMNPPH
- a CDS encoding heme ABC transporter ATP-binding protein, encoding MNNFLTSGTNYSFSNNSMLLEAKHLHYNIGDRNLINNISLHLNSGEIVAIIGTNGAGKSTLMRLLSGYLVSNGGSCRLLDKPLHEWHPQQLAKIRAVMRQSSSLEFPFTVEEVVAMGRIPHGNQQIKPWITQQMIVQQVMEQTGCSALTQRDYRQLSGGEQQRVQLARALAQLWYPQPIPCCLFLDEPTSALDLYHQQHTLRLLRQLTRQQPFAVCCILHDLNLAALYADRILLLHQGKLVASGTPHKVLRSDILTRWYQADLAVCHHPDSQLPQVFLRQ
- the ftnA gene encoding non-heme ferritin, whose product is MLAKAMVERLNEQLNLEFYSANLYLQMSAWCRYKGFDGAAAFLKTHSQEEMKHMQRLFDYLSDTGALALIGPIKEPPVEFDSLEDVFKQTYAHEQEITEKINNLANIALKTKDFPAFNFLQWYVAEQHEEEKLFKSVVDKFTLVGDSGSSLFLVDKDLQHMASNLQHRAAE
- a CDS encoding ankyrin repeat domain-containing protein, with the protein product MPDTHATDTVTPAADTAVANDTTVHYRGQEATAIAGFMASKDYPRFQQQYQQAIDSIVAFYNQHESDEEKKRTVADNFNKLKIKISENSDQHSDNTWHHYFQAKDCLERIVQYLTTESLITEGGAPLNVKLEAIHDLAPHVIVCPEGTKTHILHATMQLESYYNSLPHKVEQIRQTLIHAAITEFISTNSGPNTQLGERAWVHQHNAYVNRLAEQFGIPTIQDQHTDPINITREDLLACQQKINSVLTLHAITYQLAKNLLDNLEDMLLNKDIDRQTNRFIDPDIIPGTLAGLEKNYGELESASLFEETEDYRYQLRSEPILLQIDIAKKLLASLPPEKLQQMGWSIETLTDDGKGVTIKRIDTLFWKEITAEEVTETLELSLSDIKGLHRALVDRIAPEQLIRILAGASEQDAEFLTRIDPRSLSSANSKEIESFFTKMGPEASVFYATKHSEWFKRLGSNPLLKVFLAWPVDQIMTTSTALFHGFNQEQISALFAKLGVKGIDYAKNNLAWFKKLPVNPLLPALLTLPKDQLFNTTTDLLHGMTTPQLANFFLRLGGERGMDYVRDKKTWFKRLRYNPLILALLTLPIEKLVQVHSYFFENISYLRAKDFFSKLGPQQSLEYVKRNPGWLIDLSYGGAILNPLRLNPVIPTLLTLNGEELLQTVIPGNLKQITETELNQLFVKLGPALGIEYAKRHPAWFETLPINPLLPVLADLSDNELIKIPPEVFYPMTAEAISEFFQHRQPTSLSADYIKRYLDPFQNQQGGGDHVQINAWGQGNHPFREFLLNIVIIKKQATMFEADSFYSPLKQLLIAAIEFDDEATTRSLLLRTTETETDDENIKERLGLEQKYYGHHKNPLFLALEKNRTWLVTELLLLHPLKDYQDHGRYHVLSYPIQFKNVEILEALLLAGADANEKDALTQRPRIEEAVLSGDPRLVRVLLQHQAKDEAGNALLLAIRQGNSEMVQALSTITRPNPPSSLYDEALAAARILADPATSAAIIAVLEQHTQQLSHSHSVEPPDLFQHVVTSLESIQGERARKKQFIELSIQDNLDRLHQTSGTPQLEIAFRLKQQIHAYLSQQRDPLRHSTLLTLDSQLNRVLFTGEMSPFETEMHHILSKDPAWLAYIYQSVHNEPSSSRATLMAFFIAAIKHEHYLNLGGFPEPVPSNQQLGFNATFHSSLENMNSEELDHFISQLRQDQQSGELQKIKVDRSKKQLHIGYSYDELVFLAEKYEIIRSIKRKWFSYYDSYSGVDSDADYKYLQDHGNPTYIHQRQREQLTQIKESYDSLYSADLNTWDSHYTGQGRLQLNQQLAQQADINGQLRLLLDQRQGLLLGRADDWRRNSGIPEFIIHHLDTLKQQGVSTLFLDLPNTKLVLSLIDDYQRTKRMSPILRKILRNNGTETLFSAASEKGMTIIPMGKKIARYSIHEYAVANNVAMQTLTGLPTGEKFIFYLY